The proteins below come from a single Aegilops tauschii subsp. strangulata cultivar AL8/78 chromosome 6, Aet v6.0, whole genome shotgun sequence genomic window:
- the LOC109750097 gene encoding putative mannan endo-1,4-beta-mannosidase 9 codes for MATSSPQLVMLVSCLAALALAAGAGEADGRPKARRFVTASGARFMAGGRPFYADGFNAYWLMYMASNPADRSKVLDVLDQASRLGPTVVRTWAFSDGQGSDRPLQITPGVHNEQVFVGLDFVIAEAKKRGIYLILSLVNNMDSFGGKKQYVQWARDRGHYLGSDDDFFSDALTQQFYKNHIKDMHRIYFVSLCVYVEQRMVTRVNTFTRVAYKDEPTIFAWELMNEPRVPSDLSGKTMERWVASMSAYVKSVDPKHMVEIGMEGFYGESTPERKRFNPGQGYTGGTDFISNNHIPTVDFATIHIYPDQWLPGSSSHAQVEFTKRWMASHIEDAGKALRKPLLVAEFGWSARSGGYTVAARDGYFRMVYDAIYASVKGGGPCAGGLFWHVMAPGMESWTDGYDVVFERSPTTAAVVSQECAKIHRITSAV; via the exons ATGGCCACCAGCAGCCCACAGCTCGTGATGCTCGTGTCGTGTTTGGCCGCCCTTgccctcgccgccggcgccgGGGAAGCGGATGGTAGGCCAAAGGCCCGCAGGTTCGTGACGGCGAGCGGGGCGCGGTTCATGGCGGGCGGGCGGCCGTTCTACGCCGACGGGTTCAACGCGTACTGGCTCATGTACATGGCATCGAACCCCGCGGACCGGAGCAAGGTGCTCGACGTGCTGGACCAGGCGTCCCGCCTCGGCCCAACGGTCGTCAGGACCTGGGCCTTCAGCGACGGCCAGGGCAGCGACCGGCCGCTGCAGATCACCCCCGGCGTGCACAATGAGCAAGTGTTCGTG GGACTAGACTTCGTAATAGCGGAAGCAAAGAAACGAGGGATCTACTTGATCCTGAGCTTGGTGAACAACATGGACAGCTTTGGCGGGAAGAAGCAATACGTGCAGTGGGCCCGAGACCGAGGCCACTACCTTGGgtccgacgacgacttcttctcCGATGCCCTCACCCAGCAGTTCTACAAGAACCACATCAAG GATATGCACCGTATATACTTCGTATCATTGTGTGTATATGTGGAACAGAGGATGGTCACGAGAGTCAACACCTTCACGAGGGTGGCGTACAAGGACGAGCCGACCATCTTCGCGTGGGAGCTGATGAACGAGCCTCGCGTCCCGAGCGACCTCTCCGGAAAGACGATGGAG CGCTGGGTGGCATCGATGTCCGCGTACGTCAAGTCCGTCGACCCCAAGCACATGGTGGAGATCGGCATGGAAGGGTTCTACGGCGAGTCTACGCCGGAGCGCAAGCGGTTCAACCCGGGGCAAGGGTACACCGGCGGCACCGACTTCATCTCCAACAACCACATCCCCACCGTCGACTTCGCCACCATACACATCTACCCCGACCAATG GTTGCCGGGGTCGAGCAGCCATGCGCAGGTGGAGTTCACCAAGAGGTGGATGGCGTCTCACATCGAGGACGCGGGGAAGGCGCTGCGGAAGCCGCTGCTGGTGGCGGAGTTCGGCTGGTCCGCGCGCTCCGGCGGCTACAcggtggcggcgcgggacggctacTTCCGCATGGTGTACGACGCCATCTACGCGTCGGTGAAGGGGGGCGGGCCGTGCGCCGGGGGGCTCTTCTGGCATGTCATGGCGCCTGGGATGGAGAGCTGGACCGACGGCTATGACGTCGTGTTCGAGCGCagccccaccaccgccgccgtcgtctcgcaGGAGTGCGCCAAGATCCACAGAATCACGTCCGCAGTCTAG